The following coding sequences are from one Streptomyces sp. V3I7 window:
- a CDS encoding CocE/NonD family hydrolase has product MDLRTAGLRRLFRGPRRIVAAAAAVVVLAGAGTWTTAVASDDVPQVRRTDQVMAMGGGVRVDTSYFTSTAPGRRPAVLLAHGFGGSKADLRQQAEDLARHGYAVLTWSARGFGGSTGPIGLNDPRGEVADATRLVDWLAQQPQVELDGPGDPRVGMAGASYGGAVSLLTAGYDHRVDAIAPAITYWNLADALFPGGVFKRLWAGLFYNTGGGCEEFEPALCRMYDRVATAGKPDAAARKLLQERSPVAVADRIKVPTLLFQGQTDSLFTLAHSDAAEKAIRANGAPVDVDWIAGGHDGGDMETARVQARVTAWFDRYLKGDRSADTGPAFRVTRTGGVDSTDGAARLRGASSGTYPGLDGHPRPVALRGGEQRVTNPAGASPPALSALPGLDGGGLGQMSALGVGVSFDFPGQYARFDSAPMRRDLRITGSPTATAHVRSTSEDAVLFAKVYDVGPGGRRQVLPSQLVTPLRVEGAGSGSGKDVTVTLPPVDHQVQKGHRLRLVLASTDLGYASPASPATYTVSLKGDLHVPTAPGVTTAPPTLPAWVWWLPLAGALVALALLLTGRRRTAHPAPDPALADVPLQITDLSKRYARSADRYAVRELSFQVDKGQVLGLLGPNGAGKTTTLRMLMGLITPDEGEIRVFGHAVRPGAPVLSRVGAFVEGAGFLPHLSGLENLELYWRATGRPAEDAHLDEALRIAGLGDALARAVRTYSQGMRQRLALAQAMLGLPDLLILDEPTNGLDPPQIREMREVMIRYAAGGRTVIVSSHLLAEVEQSCTHLVVMDRGRLVQAGPVGEIVGSGDTLLVTAAAPLEDPVVEKVAALPGVASAVRTPDGLLVRLDPGGSTPRLVAELVRLDVSVESVGPHRRLEDAFLTLIGGSA; this is encoded by the coding sequence ATGGATCTTCGAACCGCCGGACTGCGGAGGCTGTTTCGGGGGCCGCGGCGGATAGTGGCCGCCGCGGCCGCCGTCGTCGTGCTCGCCGGTGCGGGTACGTGGACGACGGCCGTCGCCTCCGACGACGTACCCCAGGTGCGCCGGACCGACCAGGTCATGGCCATGGGCGGCGGAGTGCGCGTCGACACCTCCTACTTCACCTCCACGGCCCCGGGCAGACGCCCCGCCGTCCTGCTGGCGCACGGCTTCGGCGGCAGCAAGGCGGACCTGCGGCAGCAGGCCGAGGACCTCGCCCGGCACGGATACGCCGTCCTGACCTGGTCCGCGCGCGGCTTCGGCGGCTCGACCGGCCCGATCGGGCTGAACGACCCCCGCGGTGAAGTGGCCGACGCCACACGGCTGGTGGACTGGCTCGCCCAGCAGCCCCAGGTCGAGCTCGACGGGCCCGGCGACCCGCGCGTGGGCATGGCCGGCGCCTCCTACGGCGGCGCGGTCTCCCTGCTCACCGCCGGGTACGACCACCGGGTGGACGCCATCGCCCCGGCGATCACCTACTGGAACCTCGCCGACGCCCTCTTCCCGGGCGGGGTGTTCAAGCGGCTGTGGGCCGGACTCTTCTACAACACCGGCGGCGGCTGCGAGGAGTTCGAGCCCGCGCTGTGCCGGATGTACGACCGGGTCGCCACGGCCGGCAAGCCGGACGCGGCCGCGCGCAAGCTGCTCCAGGAGCGCTCACCGGTCGCCGTCGCCGACCGCATCAAGGTCCCCACGCTGCTGTTCCAGGGCCAGACCGACTCCCTGTTCACCCTCGCCCACTCCGACGCCGCCGAGAAGGCGATCCGGGCGAACGGCGCCCCGGTCGACGTCGACTGGATCGCGGGCGGACACGACGGCGGCGACATGGAGACGGCGCGTGTCCAGGCCCGCGTGACGGCCTGGTTCGACCGCTACCTCAAGGGCGACCGGTCCGCCGACACCGGCCCCGCCTTCCGCGTCACCCGCACCGGAGGCGTCGACTCCACCGACGGCGCGGCCCGGTTGCGGGGCGCGAGCTCGGGAACGTACCCGGGACTCGACGGCCACCCGCGCCCGGTCGCGCTGCGCGGCGGCGAGCAGCGCGTCACCAACCCGGCCGGCGCCAGCCCGCCCGCCCTCTCCGCCCTGCCCGGCCTCGACGGCGGCGGCCTCGGCCAGATGTCCGCGCTCGGCGTCGGGGTGTCCTTCGACTTCCCCGGCCAGTACGCCCGCTTCGACTCCGCGCCCATGCGCCGCGACCTGCGCATCACCGGCTCCCCCACGGCGACCGCGCACGTACGGTCGACGAGCGAGGACGCCGTCCTCTTCGCGAAGGTGTACGACGTCGGGCCCGGCGGACGCCGGCAGGTGCTGCCCTCCCAACTGGTCACGCCCCTGCGGGTCGAGGGTGCGGGATCCGGCTCCGGCAAGGACGTCACGGTCACGCTCCCGCCGGTCGACCACCAGGTCCAGAAGGGCCACCGGCTCCGCCTGGTCCTCGCCTCCACCGACCTCGGCTACGCCTCCCCGGCGTCCCCGGCGACGTACACCGTCTCCCTGAAGGGCGACCTGCACGTGCCGACCGCCCCCGGTGTGACGACCGCGCCGCCGACGCTGCCCGCCTGGGTGTGGTGGCTGCCCCTCGCGGGCGCGCTGGTCGCCCTGGCCCTGCTGCTGACCGGCCGCCGCCGCACCGCGCACCCCGCGCCCGACCCGGCCCTCGCCGACGTCCCCCTCCAGATCACGGACCTGAGCAAGCGGTACGCGAGGTCGGCGGACCGGTATGCGGTCCGGGAACTGTCCTTCCAGGTGGACAAGGGGCAGGTGCTCGGCCTGCTCGGGCCGAACGGCGCGGGCAAGACGACGACCCTGCGCATGCTGATGGGGCTCATCACGCCGGACGAGGGCGAGATCCGCGTCTTCGGCCACGCCGTCCGGCCGGGCGCGCCCGTGCTGTCGCGGGTCGGCGCCTTCGTGGAGGGCGCGGGCTTCCTGCCGCACCTCTCCGGCCTGGAGAACCTGGAGCTGTACTGGCGGGCCACCGGCCGCCCGGCCGAGGACGCCCACCTCGACGAGGCCCTGCGGATCGCGGGCCTCGGCGACGCGCTCGCCCGCGCGGTGCGCACCTACTCCCAGGGCATGCGCCAGCGCCTCGCCCTCGCCCAGGCCATGCTCGGCCTGCCCGACCTCCTCATCCTCGACGAGCCGACCAACGGCCTCGACCCGCCCCAGATCCGCGAGATGCGCGAGGTGATGATCCGGTACGCCGCCGGCGGCCGCACGGTGATCGTCTCCAGCCACCTGCTGGCCGAGGTCGAGCAGTCCTGCACCCACCTCGTGGTGATGGACCGCGGCCGACTGGTCCAGGCGGGCCCGGTGGGCGAGATCGTGGGCTCCGGCGACACGCTGCTCGTCACCGCCGCCGCGCCCCTGGAGGACCCGGTCGTCGAGAAGGTGGCCGCCCTGCCCGGCGTCGCCTCCGCCGTCCGCACGCCGGACGGGCTCCTCGTCCGCCTCGACCCCGGCGGCAGCACTCCGCGCCTGGTCGCCGAACTCGTCCGGCTGGACGTGTCCGTGGAGTCGGTCGGCCCGCACCGCCGGCTCGAGGACGCCTTCCTCACCCTGATCGGAGGTTCCGCATGA
- a CDS encoding APC family permease yields MTDTLRSAPAADPVPEGTSDRPQTLKRSIGVVGGTLLTLSCVTPASTLFVVVPDLFGSLGTATALTIAIGSLLCIAVAFCYSELGTLIPSAGGEYAMVSTLAGRLAGWLVFVLSLLVVLIVPPVIAMGTADYLAPLVHLDPAMAGAGVMLLATLAGLLDLRANAWITGVFLVLEVIAAAVVALLGFTHSHRGPGSLLSMQVAGTGHHTDTVTGMLVVSGLAIALFVTQGFSTAVYLSEELENPRRTVARTVLATLAISSVIILVPVVAITLGASDLKELTGGDISSMVTAWSNTAVGTFVSLCVALAIVNAGIVMVIQNSRVLFASARDKAWPEPVNQLFAKLGRFGSPWVATLAVGVPGALLCFVNLDTLYGVTGVSVTAMYLLVAVAALLARRGAHRETPAWRMPLWPAMPVLLIAVLAYILSQQEMSYLLWTGGITAVATLYWALYLRPRHATHWLVSIPEDARA; encoded by the coding sequence ATGACCGACACGCTCCGCTCAGCCCCGGCCGCCGACCCCGTCCCCGAGGGGACCTCGGACCGCCCCCAGACGCTCAAGCGCTCCATCGGAGTGGTCGGCGGGACCCTGCTGACCCTGTCGTGCGTGACACCGGCCTCCACGCTGTTCGTCGTGGTCCCCGACCTGTTCGGCTCGCTCGGCACCGCCACCGCCCTCACCATCGCCATCGGCTCCCTGCTCTGCATCGCGGTGGCGTTCTGCTACTCGGAGCTCGGCACGCTCATCCCCAGCGCGGGCGGCGAGTACGCCATGGTGTCGACGCTCGCCGGACGGCTGGCGGGCTGGCTCGTCTTCGTGCTGTCCCTGCTGGTGGTGCTGATCGTGCCGCCGGTCATCGCGATGGGCACCGCCGACTACCTCGCGCCGCTCGTCCACCTCGACCCGGCGATGGCCGGCGCCGGCGTGATGCTGCTCGCCACCCTCGCCGGCCTGCTCGACCTGCGCGCCAACGCCTGGATCACCGGCGTCTTCCTGGTGCTGGAGGTCATCGCCGCCGCGGTCGTCGCCCTGCTCGGCTTCACGCACAGCCACCGCGGCCCGGGCAGCCTGCTGTCGATGCAGGTCGCGGGAACCGGCCACCACACGGACACCGTGACCGGCATGCTCGTCGTCTCCGGCCTCGCCATCGCCCTCTTCGTCACCCAGGGCTTCTCCACGGCCGTCTACCTCTCCGAGGAACTGGAGAACCCGCGCCGCACCGTCGCCCGCACGGTCCTGGCCACCCTCGCCATCTCCTCCGTGATCATCCTGGTGCCGGTCGTCGCCATCACCCTGGGCGCCTCGGACCTGAAGGAGCTGACCGGCGGCGACATCAGCTCCATGGTCACCGCCTGGTCGAACACCGCCGTCGGTACCTTCGTCAGCCTCTGCGTGGCCCTCGCGATCGTCAACGCGGGCATCGTGATGGTCATCCAGAACTCCCGCGTCCTGTTCGCCTCGGCCCGCGACAAGGCCTGGCCCGAGCCGGTCAACCAGCTCTTCGCCAAGCTCGGCCGCTTCGGCTCCCCGTGGGTCGCCACCCTCGCGGTCGGCGTCCCCGGCGCCCTGCTCTGCTTCGTCAACCTGGACACCCTGTACGGCGTCACCGGCGTCTCGGTGACCGCCATGTACCTGCTCGTCGCGGTCGCCGCCCTGCTCGCCCGCCGCGGCGCCCACCGCGAGACGCCCGCCTGGCGCATGCCCCTGTGGCCCGCCATGCCGGTGCTGCTCATCGCCGTCCTGGCCTACATCCTCAGCCAGCAGGAGATGAGCTACCTGCTGTGGACCGGCGGCATCACCGCCGTCGCCACCCTCTACTGGGCCCTCTACCTCCGCCCCCGCCACGCCACCCACTGGCTGGTCTCCATCCCGGAGGACGCGCGGGCCTGA
- the mmsA gene encoding CoA-acylating methylmalonate-semialdehyde dehydrogenase, whose protein sequence is MTKTVNHWIGGKTVEGASGTYGPVTDPATGAVTTRVAFATVDEVDAAVAAAKDAFATWGQSSLAQRTAILFRFRALLDAHRDEIAELLTAEHGKVHSDALGEVARGLEIVDLACGITVQLKGELSTQVASRVDVAAIRQPLGVVAGITPFNFPAMVPMWMFPLAIACGNTFVLKPSEKDPSAANRLAELLAEAGLPDGVLNVVHGDKVAVDRLLEHPDVKAVSFVGSTPIARHIHATASAHGKRVQALGGAKNHMLVLPDADLDAAADAAVSAAYGSAGERCMAISAVVAVGSVGDELVEKIRERAEKIKIGPGNDPTSEMGPLITAAHRDKVASYVSGAAAEGAEVVLDGTGFTVEGFEDGHWIGISLLDKVPTDAKAYRDEIFGPVLCVLRVDTYEEGVALINSSPFGNGTAVFTRDGGAARRFQLEVEAGMVGVNVPIPVPVGYHSFGGWKDSLFGDHHIYGNDGTHFYTRGKVVTTRWPDPSEAPAGVDLGFPRNH, encoded by the coding sequence ATGACGAAGACCGTCAACCACTGGATCGGCGGCAAGACCGTCGAAGGCGCCTCGGGGACGTACGGGCCGGTCACCGACCCGGCGACCGGCGCCGTCACCACGAGGGTCGCCTTCGCGACGGTCGACGAGGTCGACGCGGCGGTCGCCGCCGCCAAGGACGCCTTCGCGACCTGGGGCCAGTCTTCGCTGGCCCAGCGGACCGCTATCCTCTTCCGGTTCCGCGCCCTGCTCGACGCCCACCGCGACGAGATCGCCGAGCTGCTCACCGCCGAGCACGGCAAGGTGCACTCCGACGCCCTCGGCGAGGTGGCGCGCGGACTGGAGATCGTCGACCTCGCGTGCGGCATCACCGTGCAGCTGAAGGGCGAGCTGTCGACGCAGGTCGCCAGCCGGGTCGACGTGGCCGCGATCCGCCAGCCGCTCGGCGTCGTCGCGGGCATCACGCCGTTCAACTTCCCGGCCATGGTGCCGATGTGGATGTTCCCGCTCGCCATCGCCTGCGGCAACACCTTCGTGCTCAAGCCGTCCGAGAAGGACCCGTCAGCCGCCAACCGCCTCGCCGAACTGCTCGCCGAGGCCGGGCTGCCCGACGGTGTCCTCAACGTCGTCCACGGCGACAAGGTGGCCGTCGACCGGCTGCTGGAGCACCCGGACGTCAAGGCCGTCTCCTTCGTCGGCTCGACCCCGATCGCCCGGCACATCCACGCCACCGCCTCCGCGCACGGCAAGCGCGTCCAGGCGCTCGGCGGCGCCAAGAACCACATGCTGGTCCTGCCCGACGCCGACCTGGACGCGGCGGCGGACGCCGCGGTGAGCGCCGCGTACGGCTCCGCGGGCGAGCGCTGCATGGCCATCTCCGCGGTCGTCGCGGTCGGCTCCGTCGGCGACGAGCTGGTGGAGAAGATCCGCGAGCGCGCCGAGAAGATCAAGATCGGTCCGGGCAACGACCCCACGTCCGAGATGGGCCCGCTGATCACCGCCGCCCACCGCGACAAGGTGGCCTCGTACGTCTCCGGTGCCGCCGCCGAGGGAGCCGAAGTCGTCCTCGACGGCACCGGCTTCACGGTCGAGGGCTTCGAGGACGGCCACTGGATCGGCATCTCGCTGCTCGACAAGGTGCCGACCGACGCGAAGGCCTACCGGGACGAGATCTTCGGCCCGGTGCTGTGCGTGCTGCGCGTCGACACGTACGAGGAGGGCGTGGCGCTGATCAACAGCTCCCCCTTCGGCAACGGCACCGCGGTCTTCACCCGGGACGGCGGCGCCGCCCGCCGCTTCCAGCTCGAGGTCGAGGCCGGCATGGTCGGCGTCAACGTGCCGATCCCGGTCCCCGTCGGCTACCACTCCTTCGGCGGCTGGAAGGACTCGCTCTTCGGCGACCACCACATCTACGGCAACGACGGCACGCACTTCTACACCCGCGGCAAGGTCGTCACCACCCGCTGGCCCGACCCCTCCGAGGCCCCGGCCGGCGTCGACCTCGGGTTCCCGCGCAACCACTGA
- the iolD gene encoding 3D-(3,5/4)-trihydroxycyclohexane-1,2-dione acylhydrolase (decyclizing): MTSPATERLTVAQALVRFLSAQYTERDGVRQRLIGATWGIFGHGNVAGIGQALVEYATVPSGETPATPPVMPYHQGRNEQAMVHAAVGYARQSGRLSTHAVTTSIGPGATNLVTGAALATINHLPVLLLPGDTFATRPADPVLQQLQVPYAGDVSVNDSLRPVSRYFDRITRPEALIPSALQAMRVLADPAETGAVTLALPQDVQAEAYDWPEEFFATRVWTVRRPGADPAELAAAVRAIRAARRPLVVAGGGVHHSRAEEALAEFAAATGIPVASTQSGKGSLRWDHPQDVGGIGHTGTATADQLARTADLVIGVGTRWTDFTTASGTLFQNPDVRFVNLTLSPSEGHRLAGLPLIADARSGLEELTEALRLHEHRVEETYVAEYGEEKRRWERRVDAAYAAPDPGARPTQAQVLGALDAVVDETDVIVNAAGSLPGDLHKLWRARSRDQYHVEYGYSCMGYEIPAAIGVRLAAPERNVWALVGDGTYLMMPTEIVTAVQEGIPIKMLLVQNHGYASIGGLSESVGAERFGTAYRYQGPEGGYTGDPLPVDLAANAASLGMRVLRAATAGELRAALAEARAADTPTCVYVETETDDTVSGAPGAQAWWDVPVAETATRPSAVKARELYERHVSTRRRHL, encoded by the coding sequence ATGACCTCGCCGGCCACTGAGCGGCTCACCGTCGCACAGGCGCTCGTCCGCTTCCTCTCCGCGCAGTACACCGAGCGGGACGGCGTACGGCAGCGGCTGATCGGCGCGACGTGGGGCATCTTCGGGCACGGCAACGTCGCCGGGATCGGGCAGGCCCTCGTCGAGTACGCCACTGTGCCCAGTGGGGAGACACCCGCCACACCCCCCGTGATGCCGTACCACCAGGGCCGCAACGAACAGGCCATGGTGCACGCGGCGGTCGGCTACGCCCGGCAGTCGGGCCGGCTGTCCACGCACGCGGTGACGACCTCCATCGGCCCCGGCGCCACCAACCTCGTCACCGGCGCCGCCCTCGCCACCATCAACCACCTGCCGGTACTGCTCCTGCCCGGCGACACCTTCGCCACCCGCCCCGCCGACCCGGTCCTCCAGCAGCTCCAGGTCCCGTACGCGGGCGATGTGTCGGTCAACGACAGCCTGCGCCCGGTGTCGCGGTACTTCGACCGGATCACCCGGCCCGAGGCCCTGATCCCGTCCGCGCTCCAGGCGATGCGCGTGCTCGCCGACCCCGCCGAGACAGGTGCCGTGACGCTCGCGCTGCCCCAGGACGTCCAGGCCGAGGCGTACGACTGGCCCGAGGAGTTCTTCGCGACGCGCGTATGGACCGTACGGCGTCCGGGTGCGGATCCGGCCGAACTCGCCGCGGCCGTACGGGCGATCCGCGCCGCGCGCCGGCCGCTCGTCGTCGCGGGCGGCGGTGTCCACCACAGCCGCGCCGAGGAGGCGCTCGCCGAGTTCGCAGCGGCCACCGGCATTCCGGTCGCCTCCACCCAGTCCGGCAAGGGCTCCCTGCGCTGGGACCACCCGCAGGACGTCGGCGGCATCGGCCACACCGGCACCGCCACCGCGGACCAACTGGCCCGCACCGCCGACCTGGTGATCGGCGTCGGCACCCGCTGGACCGACTTCACCACCGCCTCCGGCACCCTGTTCCAGAACCCGGACGTCCGCTTCGTCAACCTCACCCTCTCCCCGTCCGAGGGCCACCGGCTCGCCGGTTTGCCGCTGATCGCGGACGCGCGCAGCGGCCTGGAGGAGCTGACCGAGGCGCTCCGACTGCACGAACACCGGGTCGAGGAAACGTACGTGGCCGAGTACGGCGAGGAGAAGCGGCGCTGGGAGCGGCGCGTCGACGCCGCCTACGCCGCCCCCGATCCCGGCGCACGGCCGACCCAGGCGCAGGTGCTGGGCGCGCTCGACGCCGTGGTCGACGAGACCGACGTGATCGTGAACGCCGCCGGCTCCCTCCCCGGCGACCTGCACAAGCTGTGGCGGGCGCGGTCGCGGGACCAGTACCACGTGGAGTACGGCTACTCATGCATGGGCTACGAGATCCCGGCCGCGATCGGGGTACGGCTCGCGGCGCCGGAGAGGAACGTGTGGGCGCTGGTCGGCGACGGGACGTACCTGATGATGCCGACCGAGATCGTGACCGCCGTGCAGGAGGGCATCCCGATCAAGATGCTGCTCGTGCAGAACCACGGGTACGCCTCGATCGGCGGCCTGTCGGAGTCGGTGGGCGCCGAGCGGTTCGGCACCGCCTACCGCTACCAGGGCCCCGAGGGCGGTTACACGGGCGACCCCCTGCCCGTCGACCTCGCCGCCAACGCCGCCAGCCTCGGCATGCGCGTGCTGCGGGCGGCGACTGCGGGGGAGCTGCGCGCGGCGCTCGCCGAGGCGCGCGCCGCCGACACCCCCACATGTGTCTACGTCGAGACCGAAACGGACGACACTGTGTCGGGCGCGCCCGGAGCCCAGGCCTGGTGGGATGTTCCTGTGGCCGAGACCGCGACCCGACCGTCGGCGGTCAAGGCACGCGAGCTGTACGAACGGCACGTGTCGACCCGACGCCGCCATCTGTGA
- the iolB gene encoding 5-deoxy-glucuronate isomerase has protein sequence MTEDLYLPDGAAARGPYAVDVDPARAGWTYGALRVLALDPGATHTFVTGEREWIVLPLSGGCTVRVEDGAEDQEDREFHILGRESVFAAVSDFVYAPRDARVQIASGAGGRFALAGAKCERRLPARYGPAPEVPVEQRGSGTCARQVRGFAAADAFDCDRLIAVEVITPGGNWSSYPPHKHDEHRPGEECELEEIYYFEIDGPHGFGYQRVFPSREGGADVLAEVRTGDVVLVPDGWHGPSVAQPGHAMYYLNVMAGPGESREWRIRFHPEHTEGYR, from the coding sequence ATGACCGAAGACCTGTACCTGCCCGACGGCGCGGCCGCGCGCGGCCCGTACGCCGTCGACGTCGACCCCGCGCGGGCCGGGTGGACGTACGGCGCGCTGCGGGTCCTCGCACTCGATCCGGGGGCCACGCACACATTCGTCACCGGTGAGAGGGAGTGGATCGTGCTTCCGCTCAGCGGCGGCTGTACGGTGCGTGTCGAGGACGGCGCAGAGGACCAAGAGGACCGAGAGTTTCACATCCTGGGACGGGAAAGCGTGTTCGCGGCAGTCTCCGACTTCGTGTACGCGCCCCGTGACGCCCGGGTCCAGATCGCCTCCGGCGCGGGAGGCCGCTTCGCCCTGGCAGGAGCGAAGTGCGAGCGACGACTCCCCGCCCGCTACGGCCCCGCGCCGGAGGTCCCCGTCGAACAGCGCGGCAGCGGCACCTGCGCCCGCCAGGTGCGGGGCTTCGCCGCCGCCGACGCCTTCGACTGCGACCGGCTCATCGCCGTCGAGGTGATCACGCCCGGCGGCAACTGGTCCTCGTACCCGCCGCACAAGCACGACGAGCACCGGCCGGGAGAGGAGTGCGAGCTGGAGGAGATCTACTACTTCGAGATCGACGGGCCGCACGGCTTCGGCTACCAGCGGGTGTTCCCCTCGCGGGAGGGCGGCGCCGACGTCCTTGCCGAGGTCCGCACCGGCGACGTCGTCCTCGTCCCGGACGGCTGGCACGGCCCGTCCGTCGCCCAGCCCGGCCACGCCATGTACTACCTCAACGTCATGGCCGGACCCGGCGAGAGCCGGGAATGGCGGATCCGCTTCCACCCCGAGCACACGGAGGGCTACCGATGA
- a CDS encoding deoxyribose-phosphate aldolase, translating to MTTAQAHGEGHVRVDVPALVHTRTHHPEAIAEAAAARIRRPLLGPRGRLLIVAADHTARGILGVGDRALAMARRADLLERLCLALSRPGVDGVLATADILDDLLLLGALDRKVVLGSMNRGGLHGASFELDDRFTGLRPKAIERRRFDAGKLLLRVCLDDPGSLTTLESAARTVDAMAARRLPLFVEPFISRRTPKGRLRNDLSAEAVTRAIAIASGLGGSSAYTWLKIPVTEHPDDMARVLETSTLPAVLLGGDPGDDPEDQLAAYEKWRGALQLPTVRGLVVGRSLLYPADGDVTAAVDTAATLVDTATGPL from the coding sequence ATGACGACCGCCCAGGCCCACGGCGAGGGACACGTACGGGTCGACGTGCCCGCGCTCGTCCACACCCGCACCCATCACCCCGAGGCCATCGCCGAGGCCGCCGCCGCCCGGATCAGAAGGCCGCTGCTCGGACCGCGCGGCCGGCTCCTGATCGTCGCCGCCGACCACACGGCCCGCGGCATCCTCGGCGTCGGCGACCGCGCCCTGGCCATGGCCCGCCGCGCCGACCTCCTGGAACGCCTGTGCCTGGCGCTGTCCCGCCCCGGGGTGGACGGCGTCCTCGCCACCGCCGACATCCTCGACGACCTGCTGCTGCTCGGCGCCCTGGACCGCAAGGTCGTCCTCGGCTCGATGAACCGCGGCGGTCTGCACGGCGCCTCCTTCGAACTGGACGACCGCTTCACGGGCCTGCGCCCGAAGGCCATCGAGCGCCGCCGCTTCGACGCGGGCAAGCTGCTCCTGCGCGTCTGCCTCGACGACCCGGGCTCCCTCACCACCCTGGAGTCCGCCGCCCGTACCGTCGACGCCATGGCGGCCCGCCGACTCCCGCTGTTCGTCGAGCCGTTCATCAGCCGCCGCACCCCCAAGGGCCGGCTGCGCAACGACCTGAGCGCCGAGGCGGTCACCCGGGCCATCGCCATCGCCTCCGGCCTGGGCGGCAGTTCGGCCTACACCTGGCTGAAGATCCCCGTCACCGAGCACCCCGACGACATGGCCCGCGTGTTGGAGACCTCCACGCTGCCCGCCGTCCTCCTCGGCGGCGACCCGGGCGACGATCCCGAGGACCAGCTCGCCGCGTACGAGAAGTGGCGCGGCGCCCTCCAACTCCCCACCGTGCGCGGCCTGGTGGTCGGCCGCTCGCTGCTGTATCCGGCGGACGGCGACGTGACGGCCGCCGTGGACACCGCCGCCACGCTCGTGGACACCGCGACAGGACCGCTGTGA
- the iolC gene encoding 5-dehydro-2-deoxygluconokinase, with amino-acid sequence MGYDLITMGRIGVDLYPMQTGVPLARVSTFGKFLGGSATNVAVAAARLGRRTAVITRTGDDPFGVYAHEALRGFGVDDRWVTPVPGLPTPVTFCEVFPPDDFPLYFYRRPKAPDLEIEAGELDLDAVRDARVFWVTGTGLSEEPSRTATLTALAHRARAGPTVFDLDWRPMFWADPDTARPFYAEALRHATVAVGNLDEVEIATGTREPHAAARALLDAGVELAVVKQGPEGVLAVGRNGESAEVPPLPVTVLNGLGAGDAFGGSLCHGLLSGWELGQIMRHANAAGAIVASRLECSSAMPTPDEVAAALAAGAVR; translated from the coding sequence ATGGGGTACGACCTGATCACCATGGGGCGGATCGGCGTGGACCTCTACCCGATGCAGACGGGCGTCCCGCTCGCGCGCGTGTCGACCTTCGGCAAGTTCCTCGGCGGGTCGGCCACCAACGTCGCGGTTGCCGCCGCCCGCCTCGGCCGGCGTACCGCCGTCATCACCCGCACCGGTGACGACCCGTTCGGCGTCTACGCGCACGAGGCCCTGCGCGGCTTCGGCGTCGACGACCGCTGGGTCACCCCGGTCCCCGGGCTGCCCACCCCGGTCACCTTCTGCGAGGTCTTCCCGCCGGACGACTTCCCGCTGTACTTCTACCGCCGGCCCAAGGCCCCCGACCTGGAGATCGAGGCCGGCGAGCTGGACCTCGACGCCGTCCGGGACGCCCGCGTCTTCTGGGTCACCGGCACCGGGCTGAGCGAGGAGCCCAGCCGCACGGCCACCCTCACGGCGCTCGCCCACCGCGCCAGGGCCGGCCCGACGGTCTTCGACCTGGACTGGCGCCCCATGTTCTGGGCCGACCCGGACACCGCCCGCCCTTTCTACGCCGAGGCCCTGCGCCACGCCACCGTCGCCGTCGGCAACCTCGACGAAGTGGAGATCGCCACCGGGACCCGCGAACCGCACGCTGCCGCCCGCGCGTTGCTCGACGCCGGGGTCGAACTCGCCGTCGTCAAACAGGGACCCGAGGGCGTCCTGGCGGTCGGCCGGAACGGCGAGTCCGCCGAGGTCCCGCCGCTCCCGGTCACCGTCCTCAACGGGCTCGGCGCCGGCGACGCCTTCGGCGGCTCCCTGTGCCACGGGCTGCTCTCGGGCTGGGAGTTGGGGCAGATCATGCGGCACGCCAACGCGGCCGGCGCGATCGTCGCCTCCCGGCTGGAGTGCTCCTCGGCGATGCCCACCCCGGACGAGGTGGCCGCCGCCCTCGCCGCGGGAGCGGTGCGATGA